One segment of Candidatus Omnitrophota bacterium DNA contains the following:
- a CDS encoding response regulator, with amino-acid sequence MERRILVIDDEENIVSSYRELLTCHHFAVTACSESSQALPLLRAETFDIVLLDIRMPGIEGTDLLPMMKRLRPDLPVILVSAYCDPKDAKHYQSLGAFESLGKPFSHEALVDAIGRALDHQERIPVELRSLSLRQGRDQVYRKLILAALTKTNWNQVKASELLGVSRFCLMRWMKKLGVAV; translated from the coding sequence ATGGAGCGGCGCATCCTGGTGATTGATGATGAGGAGAACATCGTCAGCAGTTACCGCGAGCTGCTCACCTGCCATCACTTTGCCGTGACAGCGTGCTCCGAGAGTTCCCAAGCCCTCCCCCTCCTGAGAGCCGAAACGTTCGATATCGTCTTGCTCGACATTCGCATGCCCGGCATTGAAGGGACCGATCTGCTGCCGATGATGAAGCGGCTGCGCCCGGATCTGCCGGTCATCCTCGTCTCGGCCTACTGCGATCCCAAGGATGCCAAGCACTATCAGTCGCTGGGCGCGTTTGAAAGCCTTGGCAAACCGTTCAGCCACGAGGCGCTTGTCGATGCGATTGGCCGCGCCCTCGACCACCAGGAACGCATTCCAGTCGAGCTGCGGAGTCTCTCGCTTCGGCAGGGGCGGGACCAGGTCTATCGGAAATTGATTCTGGCCGCGCTGACGAAAACGAATTGGAACCAAGTGAAAGCGTCGGAGCTGCTCGGGGTGAGCCGGTTTTGCCTGATGCGGTGGATGAAAAAGCTCGGCGTGGCGGTCTAA
- a CDS encoding BrnT family toxin, giving the protein MHDIRFEWNRTKAALNRRKHGVSFEEAQTVFYDENAIEFFDPDHSEREDRFIMLGLSFTLRLLVVCHCVREAQSVIRIISARRATRHEAKHYRRETP; this is encoded by the coding sequence ATGCATGACATTCGCTTCGAGTGGAACAGAACCAAGGCCGCGTTGAATCGACGGAAGCACGGCGTGTCCTTCGAAGAAGCGCAGACGGTGTTTTACGATGAGAACGCCATTGAGTTCTTCGATCCCGATCATTCGGAGCGGGAGGATCGTTTTATCATGTTGGGGTTGAGTTTCACGTTGCGGCTCTTGGTGGTGTGTCATTGCGTCAGAGAGGCGCAGTCAGTGATCAGAATTATTTCGGCAAGACGAGCCACGCGCCACGAAGCGAAACATTACCGGAGGGAAACCCCATGA
- the cysK gene encoding cysteine synthase A, producing the protein MAPRVFDDNSLSIGRTPLVKLNRIAPSGATVLAKIEGRNPSYSVKCRIGAAMVWDAEQRGALSPGKALIEPTSGNTGIALAFVAAARGYPLTLTMPETMSIERRKILKAFGATLVLTEGPKGMKGAIDKALEIQRSDPARYVLLQQFENPANPKIHETTTGPEIWEDTGGAIDVLISGVGTGGTITGVSRYIKLQKNKKILSVAVEPTHSPVITQRLSGAPLQPGPHKIQGIGAGFIPGTLDLSMVDRVEQVTNDEAIEYAKRLNKEEGILSGISCGAAVAVAVRLAKLPECAGKTFVVILPDSGERYLSSVLFEGLFDPATGL; encoded by the coding sequence ATGGCGCCGCGCGTGTTTGACGATAATTCGCTCTCGATCGGCCGCACCCCGCTGGTCAAGCTCAATCGCATTGCGCCGTCGGGGGCGACGGTGTTGGCGAAGATCGAGGGCCGCAATCCCTCCTACTCGGTCAAGTGCCGCATCGGAGCGGCCATGGTGTGGGATGCCGAGCAGCGCGGCGCGCTCTCCCCTGGCAAGGCGCTGATCGAGCCGACGAGCGGCAACACCGGCATTGCCCTGGCGTTTGTGGCCGCGGCCCGCGGCTATCCGCTGACGCTGACCATGCCGGAGACGATGAGCATCGAGCGGCGCAAGATCCTCAAGGCCTTCGGCGCAACACTCGTTCTTACCGAAGGGCCGAAGGGCATGAAGGGCGCGATTGATAAGGCTCTGGAGATTCAGCGCAGCGACCCTGCCCGCTACGTGCTACTGCAGCAATTTGAGAACCCGGCCAATCCGAAGATCCATGAAACGACGACCGGCCCGGAAATTTGGGAGGACACCGGCGGGGCCATTGATGTGCTTATCTCCGGTGTGGGCACCGGCGGCACCATCACCGGGGTGTCGCGCTACATCAAGCTCCAGAAAAACAAGAAGATCCTCTCGGTGGCGGTGGAGCCGACGCACAGCCCGGTGATCACGCAGCGGCTCTCCGGAGCGCCCCTGCAGCCTGGCCCGCACAAGATTCAAGGCATCGGGGCGGGCTTCATCCCCGGCACGCTGGATCTATCAATGGTCGACCGGGTCGAGCAAGTGACCAATGATGAAGCCATCGAGTACGCCAAACGCTTGAATAAAGAAGAAGGCATTCTCTCCGGCATTTCCTGCGGGGCGGCCGTCGCGGTTGCGGTGCGGTTGGCCAAGCTGCCGGAATGTGCCGGGAAAACCTTCGTCGTGATCCTGCCGGATTCCGGCGAACGGTATCTCTCCAGCGTGTTGTTCGAAGGCCTCTTCGACCCCGCCACCGGCTTGTAA
- a CDS encoding BrnA antitoxin family protein, whose product MRAEYEFSKMKGRRNPYARLLKKPVTIRLGADVVEYFKTMGNQMEVPYQNLINLYLRDCVQSHRRIQWVGQG is encoded by the coding sequence ATGAGAGCAGAATACGAGTTTTCCAAGATGAAGGGCCGCCGAAATCCGTATGCCAGGCTGCTCAAGAAGCCCGTGACGATTCGGCTGGGAGCGGATGTGGTGGAGTATTTCAAGACCATGGGGAATCAGATGGAAGTGCCGTATCAGAATTTGATTAATCTCTACCTCAGGGACTGCGTGCAGTCGCATCGGCGCATTCAGTGGGTGGGGCAGGGTTGA